A single genomic interval of Rosistilla ulvae harbors:
- a CDS encoding c-type cytochrome domain-containing protein codes for MKNTTITGIALCMAILWNQPIFAAGPLNDDGQVIDFQRDVAPILRTKCLSCHGPDDAKNDFRVDDPEIMADYIEAGDHETSSLYIDYIVAEDPDMLMPPESEGPMSPAEIAILRLWIEEGANWPEDAQVVLSDPAAVDVVIVEPVPVPDSLASRVWAFQGYLHPATVHFPVALLTFGAAFVVLGYKWPQLAHPIPFACLLCGALSAIAASAMGWSFADQEGYGSWSKGLEASISRHRWTGVGVTITSVAFALIAIKAEMNENLRLRKVWQIGLLISAGMVGLVGHIGGELTYGEEFYHKAFEILSGTDSELPVIEIETVSTDGES; via the coding sequence ATGAAAAACACCACAATCACCGGGATCGCCCTTTGTATGGCGATCCTTTGGAATCAACCGATCTTTGCCGCGGGCCCTTTGAATGACGACGGCCAAGTGATCGACTTCCAGCGCGACGTCGCGCCGATCTTGCGAACCAAGTGCCTCTCGTGTCACGGCCCCGATGACGCCAAAAACGATTTCCGCGTCGACGATCCGGAGATCATGGCCGACTACATCGAAGCGGGTGATCACGAAACCAGTTCGCTGTACATCGATTACATCGTCGCCGAAGATCCCGACATGCTGATGCCGCCGGAATCCGAAGGGCCGATGTCCCCTGCGGAGATCGCGATCCTCCGTTTGTGGATCGAAGAGGGAGCGAATTGGCCCGAAGACGCGCAGGTCGTTCTCAGCGATCCAGCCGCCGTCGACGTAGTCATCGTCGAACCGGTCCCGGTTCCCGACAGCCTGGCTAGCCGCGTTTGGGCGTTCCAAGGCTATCTGCATCCGGCCACGGTCCACTTCCCCGTCGCGCTGCTCACCTTCGGCGCGGCCTTTGTCGTGCTGGGATACAAGTGGCCGCAACTCGCCCATCCGATTCCCTTCGCCTGCCTGTTGTGCGGTGCACTCTCGGCGATCGCCGCTTCGGCGATGGGCTGGTCCTTCGCGGACCAAGAGGGATACGGCAGTTGGTCCAAGGGGCTGGAAGCTTCGATCTCGCGGCACCGTTGGACGGGCGTCGGTGTGACGATCACCTCCGTCGCGTTTGCCTTGATCGCGATCAAAGCTGAAATGAACGAGAACCTCCGTTTGCGTAAGGTCTGGCAAATCGGTCTGTTGATCAGCGCCGGGATGGTTGGCTTGGTCGGCCACATCGGCGGCGAACTGACCTACGGCGAAGAGTTTTATCACAAAGCCTTCGAGATCCTGTCCGGTACGGATTCGGAACTGCCGGTGATCGAAATCGAAACGGTTTCGACCGACGGCGAATCTTAA